GACACCTGTTATTTTTTGCAGCACATTCCCCATGATTATGAAATTCGAAAACTTAAACTTTTTGAGTCAAGTCGAGGGAGTTTTGACTATCTATTGCCATACTTGTATTACCATATCTACTTTTGAGATCGTAACCATCTCCAGAGTTTATCCCTCCATTATATGCCAAGGGTAGCTGCTCCAGCTCTATCTCAAGAAGCCtcattttatatatgtattttgtttgtcttGACTCTTGAGATTCAGTAATCTAAATGAATGAATACAAAAACAACAAGGAGGTTTAAAATAACCACGATGGAAGACCAATCACGTTCAGTTAGAGAAGAATTATGGTCCCAATTTTTCCAACCAAACACAATAGTTCATTTGTTTGTCTACATTGATACTTCCATCGATTCAAAAGCTTATTAAGTATGCCCCCAAGTACAATATTAAGGGGGAATATTGACATGTAGCTTATCATCACTAAGACAAACGAAAGCATGATAGAAGCAACTCAGAGCATTACCCATAGAAGAAACATTTGAAACAGAACCAGAGGGATTGTGGCACGGAACTGTCTGCACAAACTCAAAAGGTTTAGCCCCTCTTGTCTGTAGCTTATGGCTAACCCATTGGCGACATTCTTGCATGTCAAGCTGTAAACTCCTGCaacaaaagggaaaagagaTAACATAGCAGTAACTGAAACAGAAAGTCAAACACTGACATGCCAACGAtacatacccaaaatttgatctTCTAGTGGTTAGAGGAAGGATAGAGTTAAACTTCCTCGTTATTGCAAGCCATTCTTCATCATACTGGATCTCAAAAGGTCCTGGCTCggattcaatttcaaaaatctGAACCTCAGTTAAACCCACAACTGACATGAGATTCAGGGAATTACTACATAAAGGACATGAAGACAACAAGCAAGAATACCAGACAATACCTGCAAAAATTTGCGTCCTGGGAGGCACTTATCAAGTGCAAGAAATTTTGTCACCGCGCCTCCCTCTCCATGTTGAACTAAAGCAGCAAATTTGCAGTGTAGATGTGCTGAAAACCAATAAGGTGGTTTCAATTTTTCTAGCAATTCTGCAGCAGGTTTACTTCCCAGGGTTCTCTCCTGTATCTGAATAAGTATGCATTATTAGTGGTCATGCAAATAGAAATCTTCCGGTCGACATTAACAGCATCAATATCATGCAAGATGCTTAGAAAAGAAAACTCCGGCTATTCATAGGCCTGGGAACAAAAAAAGAGTAGGTCACGAGATCTCTACGGTAGTTAGAGGCAATATGTAATTCTAACAGACAAATCAAAAAAGCCTAGTTCTCTGCACACACTCCAATGCTACTGTTAAACcatatgttaaagcatccaactcaataccaattggcaatgagtggagaggccgcccaggctcatataccaATTATGGAGGTGAttattaaccgatgtgggacaagctaTAACACTCCCCCACTTGTGTGACCCACTGACCCCAAGACTCACACATGGTGAGGTAAACAAACAATTCAATACATAGGACAACCATCAACGACAAACAAAGGGGGAATCAACCACCAACAAcatagagtcttgtccaaaagcctccaaaagCCTAGCTCCAATACCATGTTAAAgatccaactcaataccaattaGCAacgagtggagaggccgcccaggcacATATACAAGTTATGGAGGTGATTATTAACTGACTTGGGACAAGTTGTAACAGCATCcattcaaaatcaattggcaatgagtggagaggcggctcaggctcatatactagttttggagaaaATTAACCAATGAACACTACCCCACACGTGCGACCCTAACTCGCTTGTGGAGCggtaaacaaacgatccataacacatgtatcacaacaaacaatggtgcacttatggcacaaacaagggggacCAAATTCTCTAAAACCCTAGCTCTGAtgccatgttaaagcatccaactcaaaaccaattggaaATGAGTAGAGAGcggcccaggctcatatactaattttggaggaaataattaaccaatgtgggacaaactccaaccgCTAGTATACAGGTTCTCtactttttattattcaatttaCAACCAAGCCATTTCTCAATGCTTCTTGTGTAAAGTTATAGCTCAGATAAAATAAACCGAAAAGGTCAGACATTTGCCTAGTCaggaaaaactaaacaaaaaattgatatgTTCAGCTCCGAAAACATAAAGTGCGGAAATAAGTCCTATCAGCTATCACAAGTCCACCAAACCTCCAAACCTTACAGAAGTAGAAAAACATTCACATGCAGGTAACTGAAAGCAAAGCAAAATAGTACAAAACAACCCAAACCTTCTTAGGGCAAATACTTCAAAAAATGTGGGGATGTTGCATTAACGTATACAAGCTTTCACCAATTAATGCAGATGTTAGAACACTAGATTACCTCTTGGTTGAAAAACGGTTTATGTCGAACAAGCGTCTTCCAATCTCCGTGGTCAGTGATACCAATAGGCCAGTCATGTGAAAGGAATATATCAATTGGTTCCTCAACTTGCATGAGCTTGTGGACATCATACTCACGTACATGATATATAGACCGGATATCCTTCTCGTTATAAGGCACCCTCTCGTGATGTCCTGCTCATAAAACACatattttcttatttctctttaGTACCTAGGGCCAATTTACACCAAGTTACAACAAATCAATGCTCTCAAACGCTCAGAGGAAAGCCACGACACAACATGTGATGTAGAACAGGACAGCATGACTACATAGCCTTATTGAAGTCCATAGAAGTTAACCAACCTAAATGATAATCGTGTGCTTTATAAATCCCAGATAGTCCTCCAATACGAATGTTGCCAAACTTGACCACTCCAGCAAAACCCAAGAAGTATATATCAGGCGCTGTCCATCCTCCATAGTATCTACAAAAACAACATACATCCATGGTTAGCTTTACACCATTCCataatttccatttacttattttAAGGTCTAACCAGCCCAAGTTGGTCATCAAGATTAGATTATGCACCATACAGAAGTTATGTATTTCcaatgagaaaacaaaacaaagaggaCTTCGAAAAGGTGGAACATTTTCAAGTTAGAGAAACACAAAATGCCAAGGATGTAAAGTTTAGACCACAAGAAATACCGTTGTATTCAATAAAATACTAAGTAAAATGGTATTAGCAATCATAATTAACTGATAATAGCTGATGTACAAACTACCGCCAATGCAATCGACTAGTAATTTCAACAGTTAACGGCCAAAAAGACTATGGAAATTAAGTAGGCACATCAGTTCAAGTTCTGTAATACATATTGTGCATGACAGAAGCAAGTCTAACAAAGAGTTCAACCTTCTAAAGACTTCCTCAAGCGACAATTATCCGGTTTTGGCCACAGCCCACGTATCATCTCATGAAAAGAAATCTACAAGGAAAAAATCAATGAATAAAAGTCTACATACAGTTCCCACAGGTAATTCGATGCTTCGTGATTGCCGCCTATGAATATGGTAGGAAACGGAGCTACTTTTTCCCCTAAGTAGTACTTCCAGAAAGAGTTCATGCTACGAAATTTAGGCTTCACGTTTAAGCTTTCCAAATCCTTCTCATTCCTAACAGCCTGTTCTCCAAGAGGAATTCAAGTTTCAAACCAATAGGGAAAGGagtaaaaaacataaaatagaccaaaaagaaaagtcaTTTGAGTTGCCAAAACCACAATTACATGAATTTGAGTTGCCAAAAGCTCATTAATTTGAATTAAACAGGCACAACAAAATAAGCTATTGGAATGATCTGAAATAATCTAAAGCACTATGAAGTCCCAGAGGGGGGGGTGAATGGGACAaccaatttaaatttaaatcaaCCAATAACTCAAACAACTATCCAAACTCCATGACATGCAATTCAATTCATCAATATAAGTAAAGAGCGATAAAACTAAGAACGCAAACaccgagatatacgtggaaactacttagggtcaaCGCACCataagcataaaaccacggcctaatctACTCAAATTTCCATAAATCAAAAGGTTAAGCAAAAAGACTACAAGTTAGGAATTACCGACTTCTGTCCCAAATCACACCTAACTCCACTTCTTGCCTAGCACCCCGTGCCCCTTCTTGATTCCATGGAATCCTCGAGAAATATCATCTCGATCTCCGCTCTAGAACGGCTCCGGCATCATCCGGCCAAGTAGATAGGAAGGCACCATTGAATGCAAATGATTATGATGAAgatttttagtaaaagaatcAATCTAGAGTGTATTCATGGAGTATTAGAGAATAACACTAGATTGACAAGTACAATGATCAAACACAAGGTTTAGATCATTCTAATGCATGAAAACACAGAGCAAATTAGAGTAAAAGGGTTTTCTATCTCTGGAAGTGGGCTGATGGAAAAGCCTACCCTAAATGGGTGAAAAATGTGTTTAAATAGGGTATAAACAGGAACCCTACAATGGACcaatgagagagagacatgAAGGCTAAAAAGGAGAAGCGCCAGAAAAGCGCCGGGGCGCCACACAAGCATTTAAACGCACTGGAGAAGAGTCAAGGCGCCACGGAGGATTGAATAGCTCTGGAGAAGCGCTGAGGCGCTACGGAGGCGCTTCTCCTTTTTAAAGGGTTGGAGAAGCGCTGAGGCGCCACGGAGGTGCTTCTCCTTTTCTCACAGCCTGTCTTCAGAAGCGCTGCAAAGCGCTAAGGCTCTAAGGAAACCCAACTCTCTGGACAGACACACAACACCCATGCCTTAGAAAAATTCACATGAAAGCTTTAAGAGACAAAGCGCCAGAAAGTGCTGGGAGCACTTAGGAAACGCTACTTCTGGTTCCAAAACCTCAAACTCAAGGcttaagaaagaaaaattcttttctctttcattaCAATATCTTGcattttaaaactcaaaaataccAAGTAAATAAATGCCTAAGCTTTCTTAAACAATATGATTAAATTAAAAGCTAGACACAAACTTCACTTGAAGTTTAGACTAAACGCAAAATGAAGTGTATGCATGTATACCTTTCCGATTCGTAATCCAAGCACTTCAAGCATTGCATAAGCTTGATCGGCACATCTTCAGACACCGGGTGGAGATTCTAAACTTGATCAAAATTAAACTACCACCCAAACCCAATTACAAGAAGACAAAATGATTTGACAAACCCGGAAAACGCCAATTACATTTACAGATCAAAATAGTATGCATGGGTGGTTCTAACATTGATTGAGGGAGTTCAGTGAACCCCCtgggttttgaaaatgtactaaaattttgttatttttcataTGTAATCTGATTTTTCTTTAGTGTCTGCACTGTATCATTAATACGAAGtcaaaatgaataaaattcacttaaatttaaGAGTAAACCAGGCCCAATaaatttttaactaaaataaaagacTTATTTTTATGTAGAGTTTTGTATCCCAAAAATGAGCTATATGTTTGTCATCACTGAACTAAAATCCTGGAGTTGAGCCGCCCTGATAGTATGAATAGAACAGCAAGAACTAGGAACACACGATTGGGGGTGGAGCAAATAAATAGTCGAGATACTGCATTTTAACAGAGAAATCAACTGCAGAAATTGTATTCATTCTGTGCGGTATACCTGGAAGTCACCACAGCAAATGAGGAGGTCGATTTTGGTCTTCTCTACTTCCTGCAAATGCAAAAGCGTCGCGTACACGTTGTCCAAATCTCCATGCATACACCCTTCCACTGCAATCTTCATATCTAAATCTACGCATTCAAAGACGAACAAGCAAAAACATCACGGGATGCTCTGAAATTATTTTGAGCAAACATACAAATCCTAAGGTTCTGTGATATACTGGCACTGAAAACGGCAGAGGTATTGGCAAAACCCACTTGTAAAAGTAGGGTTACGGATGCTAAATACTCGAATcagagaagaaggagaagagtgAAGTGACGTCTAGCCTTGTTCGATATTCGGCGAGAGACGGTTGTGGCTAGACCAGTGCACTTTGCGTTTGCCGATGAAGAAGGGTTTTAGCGGGTTGGAAGGAGGGCTATAGTTTGGGAGAAGAAATTTCTCGAGGGCTAAATCTGAAATATTCCTTAATCTAGGGCTACATAAAATCTGAATTGTTTTTTTCAGGGAAATGATAataccaaaactatttttgttcctgtcaaaacttttttttgttcctgccaaaactcattcattgcatAACTTAATTACCCTACACTATACCACTtactttacaaaaataccccttaaaATCCCATAATAATCCTCTGAATTTGAAAGGGTATTTTCGTAAAGTAAATCGTGTAGTagagggcaattaagtcatgcaatgaatAAGTTTTGGCATGAACAAAAAGAGTTTTGGCAGAAACAAAAGTGGTTTTGACATTATCAGCTCCCTTTTTTTATACTAATGTCCATTGTTTTTTTCGTGATACTAAATTTTTAGTAGTAAAGTGGAGTACAGCAAAAGGAAAATCATTTTCTACATGAGTTCATTTGATAAGAGAAATTTGtaaggaaatttttaaaaaagaggCAACAGTTTAattgtaacaaaaaaacaaaattcctgCAAAATCTTGTGCCTTTTGCACTATGAAGTCATATATTCTTGCAAAATCTTCTTACTAACTGAACACCCAAAAAATGGGATTCGGGGATTATGTAGGGCAGCCCGCTCTACAGGCTGTAGAGTGACCGATCCATTTTGACAATGGACAATTCGAATTTTAATTCGAacaatggacggttcagattaatAAGAGCTCAGATTAAAATCAGAGTCGTCCATGTCAAAATAAACGACCGAATCAACTGCACTACAATTTTATAGTGCGGTTGTACACTACAGGAAACCCCAATCTAAAAAAATGCAAGAATGTCAGATATTCATACCCTTTCCTTGCAACTGAATGGGCCAAATCTCTCTTAGTCTTCTTTTAAACGTGcttattaataaatttttttttttacattcgCCATCCTCTTTTCTCATCTATGCATTTTTTGCCCTTTCAAAAAAACATTAATAAATAGTTTTCCCATATTTTTACaggaaaaaatgagaaaaaaagaaaaggtcgGACATAGTTTTGCAGTCTGGCCCATCCAGGAGCCCAGCCCCAGCCATCCCGATGAGGAATGTGTCAGAGCCCGACTGCGGAGGCTACAAATAGAGACAGTGATGATGGGGAGGAACtagttaggctccgttccggaaaggaaaataagtacttattttttaagaaaataattttaagctcaaaaattatgtgtttacgcaaattatttttctatcaatatggatcttgtttgatagatcttattgagatccttaatacgatgcaaaaaaaattaaaaaattatttttcatttacattattttttaatttgaaaatatgaaataagtatttattttttaagaaggtgttctggaacgggacctaacAGAGACTCAAGGTCGTATAATTGGCGTACGGGAGTGCGAGTGTAAGTGTGAAAACGTCTTTAAAAAACATCACAATCTAATAAAATTCGTACGAGTGAAGATTAAGAAGACTATCTCAGCACGAGGATTGGAAGTGCAAGTGTAGGGCATTTTCAAGATGATGagactaaggccccgttccggaacgtagaataagtctttattttttaagaagacaatttcaagctaaaaaataatgagtttattaaaatttaaaaatatgcaatatggatcttatttgaaatatctcgatgagatcttttatacggtgcaaaaaaaatttaaaaattattttttatttacactatttttgagtttgaaaatataaaataagtacttattttttaagaaggtgttctggaacggagcctaaggtcAAAATACATGTAGCATGAAAGCAAACATGAAATACAacaattctaaaaataaaaaaaaaaaggatgcaGGCTATCCATGTTATAAACTCTTTAGGTTAGGTAACTTTTCAAACGTGTTATCAACGGATGACGTATGTCTACGTACACGcatatttatatttaatatTACACTTTTCTTTCAATACAATTGAAGTTTTTTATATCAACtctcgacaaaaaaaaatttaaatttacaaaattcacCTTAATGTGTCTTTATGCGTGTCTCCGGCGTATTCTaccataaaaacacaaaaattatcAAACATACCTACTTCCGTGTGTCGCtagcatacaagtgttttcaacGTGTTCGATACAGAGATGTCTACTCCtaattttgtttgtgtttcaTAGCTTTATACTACAAAAAGgtagaattttctttttctttctttcatatataaCAAAAGAATCCTAGCAggagttatatatatatatatatatatatatatcgggacagTTTCgagaacacccaaaaaaacacataaaaaaacacctcatagtttccgatcaaatttttatgatccaacccactcaatatgatcagaacgtgattttaagtgtaCCCGCGAGAAaccggcaaaaaaaatgaccgggaaggacttgatccgaacagtttcaaatagttttttattgaacggttcaaataaaaactgttcaaatcaattCTTTCTCGGTCATTTTCTTTGCTAATTTCTCgggggcacccttaaaatcacattgtgcacacattgaacagttcggatcataaaaatttgatcggaaactatgggattgagatttggagtgttttttgggtgtctcttgaatcgttccgtatatatatattctaagTGGCTATTCTATTCTACGTAATGAAGAACTTGTTATTCTTAACTCTTGGACTCACGAATTCCTATATAACTTAAGCGATACAATAAAAgctttttctattcttttcttaATTGATTTATGTACCGAATACCATTCGACCCATGGGTGGGAACTAATGATTGGCTCTGTCTACAATTCGTGGGCTTTAACGGCCTTATTCTATTGTAACTTTgataaactgaaaataaaaccGTGGTGGTGTAGGTTGATAGTCTATAtctctagaaaaagaaaagacccaGCTTTTCTCTTTATTTCAGAATTGAGGTTATCtacctgtaacgcccccaattttgggtacgttaaagggacaatttcatttcaaaataaatggagtctggctcaatattacagaATATTCTCAAAAGAGtaatcttattcaacaaaaggagggtagactaaGGTTCCTATCTACAACTCcacctgctcttccatcctaaccagctcctcagctccaaaagcctccaaggtgtactgttcatcttgataatctacaaggtctgacacattataccagcgtcgccaccgatataatatgttagagtcaccaaaggtaacaccgtgagcttacaaaagctcaatagaatatccaacccactaacccttaacttacaaacaatagatcataaaatcaACAGAGTACAAGTAGGTTTAACGAAACCGATTAACGATAGCACATCCATATTCACTATTctagtatcgttggtgtccatgtttttctgtgtttctcctacgcgactcatcgtagactgtgtctccattttcacttttcataaccaaatcaacattttcaaaatccgtttttaacacacccaacctcggttccgccgttccgggttcccgagtatcctcacaatggttccgccgcaccgggttcccattggcacacaatttgcattggctccgtaccgcggataaccaagccatacctcaccatggttccgccgctccgggtttccatgGGAATGCAcgcaattcaaaaccctcggttccgccgctccgggttcccatttggggttttcgaaatctaaaccctcggttccgccgctccgggttcccgagtatccccacaatgattctgCCGCTCcaggttctcattgggtttttcacaaatcttacttttgcacacgcacacaactcacataataccacccaaaatcggtcattatgtagtttcaaaatatttccttcatcgaaaaacatttctcttgttaaccacaccctaggtgtcatgtttctactttctcgattctcatGTCTCGTCACATGCaaagactctgcggtaggactttttataaacataaatcattcattgtaatcttgaaactaaactagcaagatcatccaactcaatattgctaagcatgcttgaaaagatcaaaatatgaatacttcaaatcaagcgttaaaatcttctttttcgaaaatcgttccatcttactttttgagaaaatcaatacaacatatgtttatttaagacaaagtcatttatctaacatgctcatacctccattagtgagataaactcattgacaatcatgcattttaaacggtaagtttatctacttgaaaccaaacaatagataatcttatctacgatattgatactttgaatcaagaacattctactttctaacgtacgattctatactatacgtagaatTAGTAGACTAGggattctacttatacttagggaagtgagtagagaaaatctaccttgatccgaaactagtcggggccgaataagctagttggaagttttctacaggcggtgaaactcgcaaatctggaccaaactttggaatgcagtaactcggtcaatatttggccgaatatgatcgttcttgggtcgaaattgaagctctcgaagtg
The sequence above is drawn from the Rhododendron vialii isolate Sample 1 chromosome 6a, ASM3025357v1 genome and encodes:
- the LOC131329850 gene encoding lariat debranching enzyme yields the protein MKIAVEGCMHGDLDNVYATLLHLQEVEKTKIDLLICCGDFQAVRNEKDLESLNVKPKFRSMNSFWKYYLGEKVAPFPTIFIGGNHEASNYLWELYYGGWTAPDIYFLGFAGVVKFGNIRIGGLSGIYKAHDYHLGHHERVPYNEKDIRSIYHVREYDVHKLMQVEEPIDIFLSHDWPIGITDHGDWKTLVRHKPFFNQEIQERTLGSKPAAELLEKLKPPYWFSAHLHCKFAALVQHGEGGAVTKFLALDKCLPGRKFLQIFEIESEPGPFEIQYDEEWLAITRKFNSILPLTTRRSNFGSLQLDMQECRQWVSHKLQTRGAKPFEFVQTVPCHNPSGSVSNVSSMGYFRNPQTEAFLQFLELPYLLDNTSESREQTNSQASFISRGVSFDHDSDVDEIELSEVDDADE